One genomic segment of Intestinimonas butyriciproducens includes these proteins:
- a CDS encoding alpha/beta fold hydrolase translates to MKKKMLSLFLAFAMVITMAAPALAAEESEGGKIVILHTNDVHCGIDQAKNEEGEVTNMGYAGVAAYKTAMETEYGAGNVTLVDAGDAIQGGPIGTLSKGAYIVDIMNEVGYDLAIPGNHEFDYGMENFLSLAKEKAEYEYLCANFTDLEGNPVLEGYKVLTYGDVKVGYVGIDTPESFTKSTPTYFQDAEGNYIYSFCQGNEGADLYNAVQKAVDAARAEGADYVVALGHLGIDEQSSPWTSTEVIANTTGIDVLIDGHSHSTFEKTEKNKDGEDVVVAQTGTKLENLGKVVIDTATGEITSELVAAKDCAAEDEATAAFVKGINDEFAEVLKKVVAKTDVELTTKDTVTGERAVRSAETNLGDLCADAYRVMLDADVAFVNGGGVRADIPAGDITYEQIINVHPFGNEACVVETTGQDILDALEMGARVMPEENGGFLQVSGLTYTIDTSIPSSVVLNDEKEFVKVEGERRVKDVLVNGAPIDPEKTYTLASHNYMLKSGGDGFVMFKDDPLLKDCVMIDNQVLINYIVDELGGVVSEDYADPAGQGRIKVTGTPAETPEEPETADWADVDADAWYAEAVHYVIENGIMGSTSTEAKVFTPNGMVTRATVFQTLYNAQGKPEVGETTFADVKGKWYASAAAWAEEVGLAVVPTDGGFYGERAITRAEIATIFARYAELEGKIVTDGDLSAYTDVADVADWAADGMRVAVGSGIIGGKPGNLLDPNGTAVRTELATILMNYAKLSSGYSETYVEIEVPETDGIPAHTIPGVLTVPDEGAYAAVVMLHGTGSNKDEAGNGYATAAPLMALQGLATLRIDFMGNGDSTASYSDYCYTSANIDAKAAADYLTAELKLNNLAVMGWSQGGTNALLAAAAYPDTFKAVITWAGAMRLSGANFFEDYDAAYETAKKEGSVELTFDWRDPLPLGLRWFEESLSTDKAAEVAKITGPILAINGLADTTVTPDNADQIVAASKNENSRTYFIENCDHTFNVFSGDDTALTDAIYAGIGFLENTFNGGIGAGVTSVSKYGNVTTNIPAYQFAGAGFELGDILNVTVGDTTVQAPYGDAYSNVDNGNVVILADGDGYVTVAINMGNFSGTYGAEVGSYLEFTMAEKAGYLEEYEIRNIDSLRTNERDDYASDEVFANFRPVVMGDIPAGILYRSSSPVNPELGRNSYADKLAEAAGIKTVLNLADSLEVLEAYEGYAGTYYATLNVAPLDMGVDFAAEEFNAKLKTGLVYLIDNEGPYLIHCNEGKDRAGFVAALLEALGGAEAEEIVEDYMLSYENYYHVEHHSDRWYSIANSNIIKTLCTLTGTETKEEMKQADLRQAAETYLMGTVGLTAEQVAAVRTAITTPVTAEAAA, encoded by the coding sequence ATGAAAAAGAAGATGCTCTCGCTGTTCCTGGCGTTTGCCATGGTGATCACGATGGCGGCGCCAGCGCTGGCTGCGGAAGAGAGCGAAGGCGGAAAGATCGTGATCCTGCACACAAACGATGTGCACTGCGGGATCGATCAGGCGAAGAACGAAGAAGGGGAAGTCACCAACATGGGATACGCGGGTGTGGCCGCGTATAAGACGGCGATGGAGACCGAGTACGGCGCTGGAAACGTAACGCTGGTGGACGCCGGCGATGCGATCCAGGGCGGCCCCATCGGGACGCTGTCCAAGGGCGCATACATCGTGGACATCATGAACGAGGTGGGCTACGATCTGGCCATCCCGGGAAACCATGAGTTCGACTACGGGATGGAAAACTTCCTGAGCCTGGCAAAGGAGAAGGCGGAGTACGAGTACCTGTGCGCCAATTTTACGGACCTGGAGGGGAACCCTGTACTGGAAGGGTACAAGGTGCTGACCTATGGGGATGTGAAGGTGGGCTATGTGGGCATCGATACGCCTGAGTCCTTCACAAAGTCGACGCCGACCTACTTCCAGGATGCAGAGGGAAACTATATCTACAGCTTCTGCCAGGGGAACGAGGGCGCGGACCTGTATAACGCGGTGCAGAAGGCCGTGGACGCGGCGAGGGCCGAGGGCGCGGACTATGTGGTGGCGTTGGGGCACTTGGGCATCGATGAGCAGAGCTCCCCATGGACCTCTACGGAGGTGATCGCAAACACCACCGGCATCGACGTGCTGATCGACGGCCATTCCCACAGCACCTTTGAAAAGACGGAGAAGAACAAGGACGGTGAGGACGTGGTGGTGGCCCAGACCGGCACGAAGCTGGAGAACCTGGGCAAGGTAGTCATCGACACCGCGACGGGCGAAATCACCAGCGAGCTGGTGGCGGCGAAGGACTGCGCGGCGGAGGATGAGGCCACGGCGGCTTTTGTGAAGGGCATCAACGACGAATTTGCGGAAGTGCTGAAAAAAGTGGTGGCCAAGACCGACGTGGAGCTGACCACCAAGGACACTGTTACGGGGGAGCGCGCGGTGCGGAGCGCGGAGACCAATCTGGGCGACCTGTGCGCCGACGCATACCGTGTGATGCTGGACGCGGACGTAGCGTTTGTCAACGGCGGCGGCGTACGCGCGGACATTCCCGCCGGAGACATCACCTATGAGCAGATCATCAACGTGCATCCCTTCGGAAACGAGGCGTGCGTGGTGGAGACCACGGGCCAGGACATCCTGGACGCGCTGGAGATGGGCGCGCGGGTGATGCCTGAGGAGAACGGAGGGTTCCTGCAGGTGTCCGGGCTCACCTACACAATCGATACCAGCATCCCCTCCAGCGTGGTGCTGAACGACGAGAAGGAGTTCGTGAAGGTGGAGGGTGAGCGCCGGGTAAAGGATGTACTGGTAAACGGCGCGCCCATTGACCCTGAGAAGACCTATACGCTGGCGTCCCATAACTATATGCTGAAGTCCGGCGGCGACGGATTCGTGATGTTCAAGGACGACCCGTTGCTGAAGGACTGTGTGATGATCGACAACCAGGTGTTGATCAACTACATCGTGGATGAGCTGGGCGGTGTGGTGAGCGAGGACTATGCCGACCCCGCCGGACAGGGGCGGATCAAAGTGACCGGCACGCCCGCCGAGACCCCTGAGGAGCCCGAGACCGCCGACTGGGCGGATGTGGATGCCGATGCGTGGTACGCCGAGGCGGTGCATTATGTCATCGAAAACGGCATCATGGGCTCCACCAGCACCGAGGCCAAGGTGTTCACCCCCAACGGTATGGTGACCCGCGCCACGGTGTTCCAGACGCTGTACAACGCGCAGGGCAAGCCCGAGGTGGGCGAGACCACCTTTGCCGATGTGAAGGGCAAGTGGTATGCGTCCGCCGCCGCCTGGGCGGAGGAAGTGGGACTTGCCGTTGTTCCCACTGACGGCGGCTTCTATGGCGAGCGCGCCATCACCCGCGCTGAGATCGCCACCATCTTTGCCCGTTACGCCGAGCTGGAGGGCAAGATCGTGACGGACGGCGACCTGAGCGCCTATACCGACGTGGCCGATGTGGCCGATTGGGCCGCAGACGGCATGCGCGTGGCCGTGGGCTCGGGCATCATCGGCGGCAAGCCGGGGAACCTGCTGGATCCCAACGGCACCGCCGTGCGCACCGAACTGGCCACCATCCTTATGAATTACGCCAAGCTGTCCTCCGGCTACAGCGAGACCTACGTGGAGATCGAGGTACCCGAGACCGACGGCATCCCCGCCCACACCATTCCCGGCGTGCTGACGGTGCCTGACGAGGGCGCTTACGCCGCGGTGGTCATGCTCCACGGCACCGGCTCCAACAAGGACGAGGCGGGCAACGGCTATGCCACAGCCGCCCCCTTGATGGCACTCCAGGGCCTCGCCACCCTGCGCATCGACTTTATGGGCAACGGCGACTCCACCGCGTCCTACAGCGACTACTGCTATACCTCGGCCAACATTGACGCCAAGGCGGCCGCGGACTACCTGACCGCAGAGCTGAAGCTGAACAATCTGGCCGTCATGGGCTGGAGCCAGGGCGGCACCAACGCTCTGCTGGCCGCCGCCGCGTATCCCGACACCTTCAAGGCCGTGATCACTTGGGCGGGCGCCATGCGTCTGAGTGGGGCCAATTTCTTTGAGGACTACGACGCTGCTTATGAGACTGCCAAGAAGGAGGGCTCTGTGGAGCTCACCTTCGACTGGCGCGATCCCCTGCCCCTGGGCCTGCGTTGGTTCGAGGAGTCTCTGAGCACCGATAAGGCCGCCGAGGTGGCCAAGATCACCGGCCCCATTTTGGCCATCAACGGCCTGGCCGACACCACCGTGACTCCGGACAACGCCGATCAGATCGTGGCGGCCTCCAAGAATGAGAACTCCCGCACCTATTTCATTGAAAACTGTGATCACACCTTTAATGTGTTCTCCGGAGACGATACCGCCCTCACCGACGCCATCTACGCCGGCATCGGCTTCCTGGAAAATACCTTTAACGGCGGCATCGGCGCCGGCGTCACCAGCGTGAGCAAGTACGGCAACGTCACCACCAATATCCCCGCTTATCAGTTTGCCGGCGCCGGTTTTGAGCTGGGCGACATTCTGAACGTCACTGTGGGCGACACCACTGTGCAGGCCCCCTACGGCGACGCATACAGCAACGTGGACAACGGGAATGTGGTCATCCTCGCCGACGGAGACGGCTATGTGACCGTGGCCATCAACATGGGCAACTTTTCCGGTACTTATGGCGCCGAGGTGGGCTCTTACCTGGAGTTCACTATGGCGGAGAAAGCCGGCTACCTGGAGGAGTACGAGATCCGCAACATCGACTCCCTGCGTACCAATGAGCGGGACGACTACGCCTCTGATGAGGTGTTTGCCAATTTCCGTCCCGTGGTCATGGGAGATATCCCCGCCGGCATCCTCTACCGCTCCTCCAGCCCGGTGAACCCCGAGCTGGGCCGCAACAGCTATGCCGACAAGCTGGCCGAGGCCGCAGGGATCAAGACGGTCCTCAACCTGGCCGACAGCCTGGAGGTCCTGGAGGCCTATGAGGGCTATGCCGGCACCTATTACGCCACCCTCAATGTGGCACCCCTGGACATGGGTGTGGACTTTGCCGCTGAGGAATTCAATGCCAAGCTGAAGACCGGCCTTGTGTACCTGATCGACAATGAGGGCCCCTATCTCATCCACTGCAACGAGGGCAAAGACCGGGCCGGCTTTGTCGCCGCCCTCCTGGAGGCCCTGGGCGGCGCTGAGGCGGAAGAGATCGTGGAGGACTATATGCTCTCCTATGAAAACTACTACCATGTAGAGCATCATTCCGACCGCTGGTACAGCATCGCCAACAGCAACATCATCAAGACCCTGTGCACCCTGACCGGCACCGAGACCAAGGAGGAAATGAAGCAGGCCGACCTCCGGCAGGCCGCTGAGACCTACCTCATGGGGACCGTGGGCCTCACCGCCGAGCAGGTAGCCGCCGTGCGGACCGCCATTACCACCCCGGTGACCGCTGAGGCGGCTGCCTGA
- a CDS encoding alpha/beta fold hydrolase: MKQKKLLSLLLAAALVFSLAAPAAAEETTSEAAPYTVPDDMSGEIVILHTNDVHGAIAGYAKVAALKAAMEEAGAYVLLMDAGDFIQGDPTVSISEGASAVELMNLAGYDVAAPGNHEFDYGYANLAALADEAEFPIVAANVLYGDTVAFGANTVFTTEDGVKIGVFGLDTPETATKAHPAKIEGVTFLAGEALFAAAQEQVDALEAEGCDYIVCLGHLGIDDESAGNRSVDLLAEVSGIDVFIDGHSHSTMEDIAAVAEGNQVGDTVIASTGTKLANIGMVVLDETGITAQSIPAESVSLTDEAVAARAAEIQAQVDEEYGAVFAGTEALLNGEREPGNRTEETNLGDLITDALVWGAEREGEAVDAAVTNGGGIRASIAAGDITKKDVNTVLPFGNTLSIVKVTGAELLEALEASTYCTPTAIGGFPQVSGIVFTVDAGVAYDQGEQYPGSTYYAPASIGRVSIESVGGRDFSLTETYTIATNDFMASGGDTYYAFKAATVNYDLGVSMDEVLMDYITDELGGTVTEARYGQTGGRITVTNAPAETPEEPEAADWADVDADAWYAEAVHYVIENGIMGSTSTEAKVFTPNGTVTRATVFQTLYNMEGQPDSAEMPAEDGAALVSADGDLTWSAFRDISGKWYADAANWAAGIGLAAIPEDGSFNGERAITRAELATVVARYAEYQNMDVTAGGMAMQEMADYDAIPDWALSGMSICFYNGILSGKPGNLLDPNGTAVRTELAVILMNYAKLEPSGTVETDAYTATTVSIPNGDRQVPAVVTIPKGEGPFPAVVMNHGHGGSKDENVGFGGVAAALAEAGIASIRMDFPGCGDSTAPFTENTLSNMKSDSNASLAYLLENYDIDEAKLGILGYSMGGRLALEIISEEGNPYKAVVLLSAAANPGEESIAGILPEGTSIEDAIASAEEKGSFDYTTRYGQNLSLSAQWFEDMLVDPLANIKNYTGPMLVLHGDKDDVVTDATNKLIVAAYPAAEEIVVPDADHGYGFYSDQPAVTAAVEGSISAFFSRNLLGKTSMEDYLATTEYEWFATGKTDYMIQGKMVSQDTEVYNELEDAHYTAQPNGADVILKGTVGEEWVTKLEKVIQTYTKADGSELTAEDFTADTYIELKTKPTTGNFACFVPAELQVEVQTSWGDVLQANRAGVPHGEGDYLVCAVGEDGQPDLTDVWVVNGAVFPSTYDMTNAETEPSAAA, translated from the coding sequence ATGAAGCAGAAAAAATTGTTGTCGCTGCTGCTGGCGGCGGCCCTGGTATTCTCCCTGGCCGCACCTGCGGCGGCAGAGGAGACGACCTCTGAGGCCGCCCCCTACACGGTTCCGGACGATATGTCCGGAGAGATCGTGATCCTGCATACCAATGACGTGCACGGTGCCATCGCCGGCTATGCCAAGGTGGCCGCCTTGAAAGCCGCCATGGAGGAGGCGGGCGCCTATGTCCTGCTGATGGACGCCGGTGATTTCATCCAGGGAGATCCCACCGTCAGCATCTCGGAAGGGGCATCCGCCGTGGAGCTGATGAATTTGGCAGGGTATGATGTGGCGGCCCCCGGCAACCACGAATTTGACTACGGCTACGCCAATCTGGCCGCGCTGGCCGATGAAGCGGAGTTCCCCATCGTGGCCGCCAACGTCCTCTATGGAGACACGGTGGCCTTCGGCGCCAACACGGTATTCACCACGGAGGACGGCGTCAAGATCGGTGTGTTCGGCTTGGATACCCCTGAGACCGCCACCAAAGCCCACCCCGCCAAGATCGAGGGCGTTACCTTCCTGGCCGGTGAGGCGCTCTTCGCCGCTGCGCAGGAGCAGGTGGATGCGCTGGAGGCCGAAGGCTGTGATTATATTGTCTGCCTGGGGCATCTGGGCATTGACGATGAGTCCGCCGGTAACCGCTCCGTGGATCTGCTGGCCGAGGTCTCCGGCATTGATGTGTTCATTGACGGGCACTCCCATTCCACCATGGAAGATATCGCCGCTGTGGCCGAGGGCAATCAGGTGGGCGACACCGTGATCGCCTCCACCGGCACCAAGCTGGCAAACATCGGAATGGTCGTTCTCGACGAGACGGGGATCACTGCCCAGAGCATCCCCGCCGAAAGCGTCAGCCTGACCGACGAAGCGGTGGCTGCCCGTGCCGCCGAGATCCAGGCCCAGGTAGACGAGGAGTACGGCGCGGTGTTTGCCGGCACGGAGGCCCTTCTTAACGGCGAGCGTGAGCCCGGCAACCGAACGGAGGAAACCAATCTGGGCGACCTGATCACCGACGCTTTGGTCTGGGGCGCCGAGCGGGAAGGCGAGGCGGTGGACGCGGCCGTTACCAACGGAGGCGGCATCCGCGCCAGCATCGCCGCCGGGGACATCACCAAGAAGGATGTCAACACCGTGCTCCCCTTCGGCAACACGCTGAGCATCGTCAAGGTTACCGGAGCCGAGCTGCTGGAGGCGCTGGAGGCCTCCACCTACTGCACGCCCACTGCCATCGGCGGGTTCCCCCAGGTGTCCGGCATCGTATTCACCGTAGACGCCGGCGTGGCCTATGACCAGGGCGAGCAGTACCCCGGCTCCACCTACTACGCTCCCGCTTCCATCGGGCGCGTCTCCATTGAAAGCGTGGGGGGCAGGGACTTCAGCCTCACCGAAACTTACACCATTGCCACCAATGACTTCATGGCTTCCGGCGGCGATACCTACTATGCCTTCAAGGCTGCTACCGTCAACTATGATTTGGGAGTTTCCATGGATGAGGTCCTGATGGATTATATCACCGATGAGCTGGGTGGCACGGTCACTGAGGCTCGTTATGGGCAGACCGGGGGTCGTATCACAGTGACGAACGCCCCTGCCGAGACCCCTGAGGAGCCCGAGGCTGCCGACTGGGCGGATGTGGACGCGGATGCGTGGTACGCTGAGGCGGTGCATTATGTTATCGAGAACGGCATCATGGGCTCCACCAGCACTGAGGCCAAGGTATTCACCCCCAACGGCACGGTGACCCGCGCCACAGTGTTCCAGACCCTCTACAACATGGAGGGACAGCCCGACTCGGCTGAGATGCCCGCCGAGGATGGCGCCGCCCTGGTGTCCGCTGATGGAGACCTGACCTGGTCCGCCTTCCGCGACATCAGCGGCAAGTGGTACGCCGACGCGGCCAACTGGGCGGCAGGCATTGGTCTCGCCGCCATCCCGGAGGACGGCAGCTTCAACGGCGAGCGCGCCATCACCCGCGCCGAGCTGGCCACCGTGGTCGCCCGCTACGCCGAGTACCAAAACATGGACGTCACCGCGGGTGGTATGGCTATGCAGGAGATGGCCGATTACGACGCCATTCCGGACTGGGCGCTCTCCGGTATGAGCATCTGCTTTTACAACGGGATTCTCTCCGGCAAGCCGGGGAACCTGCTGGACCCCAACGGCACCGCCGTGCGCACCGAGCTGGCCGTCATTCTTATGAATTACGCCAAGCTGGAGCCCTCCGGCACCGTGGAGACCGACGCCTATACCGCCACCACCGTTTCCATCCCCAACGGAGATCGTCAGGTGCCTGCCGTAGTCACCATCCCCAAGGGGGAGGGACCCTTCCCGGCTGTGGTTATGAACCACGGCCACGGCGGCAGCAAAGATGAGAACGTGGGTTTCGGCGGCGTGGCCGCCGCTCTGGCCGAGGCGGGCATTGCCTCCATCCGCATGGACTTCCCCGGCTGCGGTGATTCCACCGCGCCTTTTACGGAGAATACGCTCTCCAACATGAAGTCCGACTCCAATGCCTCCCTGGCCTATCTGCTGGAAAACTATGATATTGATGAGGCGAAGCTGGGTATTTTGGGCTATTCCATGGGCGGACGCCTGGCGCTGGAGATCATCAGCGAGGAGGGGAACCCCTATAAGGCCGTGGTCCTCCTGTCCGCCGCCGCGAACCCCGGCGAAGAGTCCATTGCGGGCATACTGCCCGAGGGGACTTCCATCGAGGATGCCATCGCTTCTGCCGAGGAGAAGGGCTCCTTTGACTACACCACCCGCTATGGACAGAATCTGTCCCTCTCCGCCCAATGGTTTGAGGATATGTTGGTGGACCCCCTGGCCAACATCAAAAATTATACCGGTCCCATGCTGGTGCTCCACGGCGACAAGGATGATGTGGTGACCGACGCCACCAATAAGCTCATCGTGGCGGCTTACCCCGCCGCCGAGGAGATCGTTGTGCCCGACGCCGACCATGGCTATGGATTCTATTCCGATCAGCCCGCCGTGACCGCCGCCGTGGAGGGCAGCATCTCCGCCTTCTTCTCCAGAAATCTGCTGGGTAAGACGAGCATGGAGGATTACCTGGCCACCACCGAATACGAATGGTTTGCCACCGGCAAGACCGACTATATGATCCAGGGCAAAATGGTCTCTCAGGACACCGAGGTGTACAATGAGCTGGAGGACGCCCACTATACGGCCCAGCCCAATGGCGCGGATGTGATCCTCAAGGGTACGGTAGGCGAGGAGTGGGTGACCAAGCTTGAGAAGGTCATCCAGACCTACACCAAGGCCGACGGCAGCGAGCTCACGGCCGAGGATTTCACCGCCGATACGTATATCGAACTCAAGACAAAGCCCACCACCGGAAACTTTGCCTGCTTTGTTCCCGCAGAGCTCCAGGTGGAGGTGCAGACCTCCTGGGGCGACGTGCTCCAGGCCAATCGGGCCGGGGTCCCCCATGGCGAGGGCGACTATCTGGTCTGCGCGGTGGGTGAGGACGGCCAGCCCGACCTCACCGACGTATGGGTGGTCAACGGCGCCGTGTTCCCGAGCACCTATGACATGACAAACGCGGAGACGGAGCCATCCGCCGCGGCGTGA
- the prfB gene encoding peptide chain release factor 2, whose protein sequence is MLQFDEYKVKLNNIKPALDELAQALNLPAAEQELDMLNSESAAPGFWDDLEKSQKVTRRMRQLENKLEAQRKREGQWDDLMTLCEMGNEEEDDSLVPEVETGFARLEAEMEEARLSTLLTGEYDSANAILTIHAGAGGTEAQDWAQMLYRMYTRWAERHDFTYQVVDYLDGDEAGIKSATIMIQGDNAYGHLKSEHGVHRLVRVSPFDANARRQTSFAAVEVMPEIPDDVEVDIRPEDIEMQVYRSSGAGGQHINKTSSAVRLIHKPTGVVVACQTERSQFQNKDTCMRMLRSKLVELKMQEHAEKISDIKGVQLKIEWGSQIRSYVFMPYQLVKDNRTAFETSNINAVMDGELDGFINAYLTAEATGNWATK, encoded by the coding sequence ATGCTGCAATTTGACGAGTACAAGGTAAAGCTGAACAACATCAAGCCGGCCCTGGACGAGCTGGCCCAGGCCCTGAACCTGCCCGCCGCCGAGCAGGAGCTGGATATGCTGAACTCTGAAAGCGCCGCGCCCGGCTTTTGGGACGACCTGGAGAAGTCCCAAAAGGTGACCCGCAGAATGCGTCAGCTGGAGAACAAGCTGGAGGCGCAGCGGAAACGGGAAGGCCAGTGGGACGATCTGATGACCCTGTGCGAAATGGGCAACGAGGAAGAGGACGACTCCCTGGTGCCAGAGGTGGAGACGGGTTTTGCACGGCTGGAGGCTGAGATGGAGGAGGCGCGCCTCTCCACGCTGCTCACCGGAGAGTATGACAGTGCCAATGCCATCCTCACGATCCATGCCGGAGCGGGCGGCACCGAGGCCCAGGACTGGGCGCAGATGCTTTACCGTATGTATACCCGCTGGGCAGAGCGGCACGATTTCACCTACCAGGTGGTGGATTACCTGGACGGCGACGAGGCCGGCATCAAATCCGCAACCATTATGATCCAGGGCGACAACGCATACGGACACCTCAAGAGCGAACACGGCGTCCACCGGCTGGTCCGGGTCTCTCCCTTTGATGCCAATGCCCGGAGGCAGACCTCCTTTGCCGCTGTGGAGGTCATGCCGGAGATCCCGGACGACGTGGAGGTGGATATCCGTCCCGAGGATATCGAGATGCAGGTCTACCGCTCCTCCGGCGCCGGCGGCCAGCACATCAACAAGACATCCTCCGCCGTCCGGCTGATCCACAAGCCCACGGGGGTGGTAGTGGCCTGTCAGACCGAGCGGAGCCAGTTCCAGAACAAAGACACCTGTATGCGGATGCTCCGCTCCAAACTGGTGGAGCTCAAAATGCAGGAGCATGCCGAGAAGATCTCCGACATCAAGGGCGTGCAGCTCAAGATCGAGTGGGGCAGCCAGATCCGCTCCTATGTGTTCATGCCCTATCAGCTGGTCAAAGACAACCGCACCGCCTTTGAGACCAGCAACATCAACGCCGTCATGGACGGTGAGCTGGACGGGTTCATCAACGCCTACCTCACCGCCGAGGCCACGGGCAATTGGGCCACGAAATAA
- a CDS encoding DUF6514 family protein, with the protein MYQYRLIKEEQYNQEHGVYTAYGICGCELAQNVMRETIYLPDVFLSKTVAERFVALCNELELSLVHLHNAVQDALCWETESSGP; encoded by the coding sequence ATGTATCAGTACAGGCTCATCAAGGAGGAGCAATATAACCAAGAACACGGAGTATATACCGCCTATGGAATTTGCGGGTGCGAACTTGCCCAGAATGTCATGCGAGAGACCATCTATCTGCCGGATGTATTTTTGAGTAAAACTGTGGCCGAACGCTTTGTGGCGCTGTGCAATGAGCTGGAACTCAGCCTGGTCCACCTGCACAATGCTGTACAGGATGCGCTCTGCTGGGAAACAGAATCGTCCGGACCATGA
- a CDS encoding LytR/AlgR family response regulator transcription factor, with protein sequence MRIAICDDKALDRALIMDLLQQYLEDRSIRCELTGYEDGVTLICDMEDGLWFDAVFLDIYMRELLGIEVARRLRSLHYDGAIVFLTGTKKFAVDSYEVSAFGYLLKPHSVEKI encoded by the coding sequence ATGCGCATTGCAATATGCGATGATAAAGCCCTTGACCGGGCACTTATTATGGACCTATTGCAGCAGTATCTGGAAGATCGCTCCATCCGATGTGAACTGACCGGCTATGAGGATGGGGTCACACTAATCTGCGACATGGAAGACGGCCTCTGGTTCGACGCGGTCTTTCTTGATATTTATATGAGAGAACTGCTCGGGATCGAAGTGGCCCGCAGGCTGCGTTCCCTTCATTACGACGGCGCCATTGTTTTTCTCACCGGCACGAAAAAATTTGCGGTGGACAGCTATGAGGTGTCCGCCTTCGGCTATCTTCTGAAGCCCCACAGCGTGGAGAAGATCTAG
- a CDS encoding LytR/AlgR family response regulator transcription factor — MDRLTHDFDISAYQVQQWNRLILIPYHDIQYVESSNSKCILHSKGGATYNIYKRLDTIEQELNDPRFLRSHQSFLVNMDYIRQADKHFELLTGDIVSIRQRDLKAIRQ; from the coding sequence ATGGACCGGCTCACCCATGACTTTGACATCAGCGCCTATCAGGTGCAGCAGTGGAACCGGCTTATACTGATCCCCTATCATGATATTCAGTATGTGGAGAGTTCCAACTCCAAGTGTATCCTCCACAGTAAGGGCGGAGCCACTTATAACATTTATAAACGCTTGGATACCATTGAACAGGAGCTGAACGATCCTCGTTTTCTGCGCAGTCATCAGAGTTTTCTGGTGAACATGGACTATATACGGCAGGCGGACAAGCACTTTGAACTGCTGACCGGAGATATCGTCTCCATCCGGCAGCGGGATCTGAAGGCAATCCGCCAGTAG
- a CDS encoding helix-turn-helix domain-containing protein: MISTQLKELKDQRKLTNQQLADLAGIPVGTINRIMAGQTDNPSFQTVCDIVMALDGSLDELVGIKDKGGQRAAPLNNEIIELYEKIIAGKEKWLHRLFLCCCVLTLFVLGVLIYDLTHPMVGFFRQ; this comes from the coding sequence ATGATTTCGACACAGCTGAAAGAGTTGAAGGACCAGAGAAAGCTGACGAATCAGCAATTGGCAGATCTGGCGGGGATTCCGGTGGGAACGATCAATCGAATTATGGCAGGACAGACAGATAACCCCAGCTTTCAGACGGTGTGTGATATTGTCATGGCGCTGGACGGTTCGCTGGATGAGCTGGTGGGAATAAAGGACAAGGGCGGCCAACGGGCTGCGCCGCTCAACAATGAAATCATAGAGCTGTACGAAAAGATCATTGCAGGGAAGGAGAAGTGGCTGCACCGCCTGTTTCTGTGCTGCTGTGTGCTGACCCTGTTTGTACTAGGAGTACTGATTTATGATTTGACCCATCCCATGGTGGGTTTTTTCAGACAATAG